One Leishmania major strain Friedlin complete genome, chromosome 29 DNA segment encodes these proteins:
- a CDS encoding hypothetical protein (previous protein_id=AAZ09580.1) — protein MDPAKLMPTIIRNALGNEATSTVVSFAANEARSFGENAAARQVTKASETIVDLAPWIFGYTSGEQVPKDTAVSLQVVSPATAMTEAVVLKSRQLGAQEHLTHPAQVAAFYIKSLLQLLPEKGMIRTSPVCLAVPSAAYAASFEALRQATLLAGVPQEQTIIAHSDEATAVYFHHLQYSGLPAKHDGAAVPVVLIDIGQSCSVASLIMASQPRVEKVDCQTLRMGSEYIDALLCSHVYSELGKKFGAAADPLRGDIKSFRKILRECRKAKEVLSTTDETQVQLEGLSGDIDIIVSVTRAMMEQAALPFLQAVRAMLTAIKEKLPVPSATEDGSQAAAVPPRVEVIGGGWRSVCVMEAIREVFGITRVGVSLDANLSVAEGSAILAEVRQLTIARQQDEEQTAQATTASSVAEAHQVELIGFEVLDANSPINRPLSEAGVRAVTEWIMLEKQMEDSDARIHERLAALNRLDSYILQTLAAVDNCAASSEKKTEMRAYIEEVDAYVRSEGDEASSVELNEKLAAVQAHVTEHFSEIEAYYESVRAEEKRKEEELVKLSKERQEDESDLKSDPQRLRMAQKRREQGQGLFREECWAEAQTRFVQALSILGQLYDTSSEENKTKKREISLSCYLNIASCSVKLGLWKNAVNNCTNALELVPDHPKALFRRGQAYSALKEYEEAVTDLEKAKAVSQDDPVVVAELNKAKAALGAEKAKTKKMFAKMFS, from the coding sequence ATGGACCCAGCGAAGCTGATGCCGACCATTATACGCAACGCCTTGGGCAACGAGGCCACGAGCACCGTGGTGTCGTTTGCCGCCAACGAGGCTCGCTCTTTCGGCGAGaacgctgcggcgcggcaggtgACGAAGGCGTCGGAGACCATTGTCGATCTTGCGCCGTGGATATTTGGCTACACGTCTGGGGAGCAGGTGCCAAAAGACACCGCCGTATCACTGCAGGTGGTGTCACCAGCCACCGCCATGACTGAGGCTGTTGTCTTGAAATCCCGGCAGCTTGGTGCGCAGGAGCACCTTACCCACCCAGCGCAGGTGGCTGCCTTCTACATCAAGTCGCTCTTGCAGCTCTTGCCGGAAAAGGGGATGATACGCACTTCTCCGGTCTGCCTGGCTGTGCCGTCTGCAGCATACGCGGCTTCCTTCGAAGCGCTCCGCCAAGCCACTTTGCTTGCTGGCGTGCCGCAAGAGCAGACGATAATCGCCCACTCAGACGAGGCCACCGCCGTGTActtccaccacctccagTACAGCGGCCTACCCGCGAAgcacgacggcgcggcggtgccagtGGTGCTGATCGACATTGGACAGAGCTGCTCAGTCGCTTCCCTCATCATggcctcacagccgcgcgTGGAGAAGGTGGATTGCCAGACGCTGCGCATGGGCAGCGAGTACATCGATGCTCTTCTCTGCAGCCACGTATACAGTGAGCTCGGCAAGAAGttcggcgcggcggccgatCCCTTGCGTGGCGACATCAAGTCGTTTCGCAAGATCCTGCGCGAATGCCGAAAGGCCAAGGAGGTGCTGTCGACGACGGACGAGACGCAGGTGCAGCTAGAAGGCCTTAGCGGGGACATCGACATCATCGTTTCCGTAACGCGTGCGATGAtggagcaggcggcgctgccgtttctgcaggcggtgcgtgcgATGCTCACGGCCATCAAAGAGAAGCTGCCGGTGCCGAGCGCGACGGAGGACGGTTCGCAGGCGGCAGCTGTGCCCCCCCGCGTCGAGGTGATTGGTGGCGGGTGGCGCTCCGTGTGCGTCATGGAGGCGATCAGGGAGGTGTTCGGCATCACGCGTGTCGGCGTATCGCTCGATGCCAACCTCAGCgtggcggagggcagcgcCATCCTCGCTGAGGTGCGCCAGTTGACCATTGCAAGGCAACAGGACGAGGAACAGACGGCACAGGCCACGACCGCATCGTCGGTAGCGGAGGCTCACCAGGTCGAGCTCATTGGCTTTGAGGTCCTTGACGCGAACTCCCCCATCAACCGACCGCTCTCCGAGGCAGGGGTGAGGGCCGTGACGGAGTGGATAATGCTGGAGAAACAGATGGAAGACAGTGACGCCCGCATCCACGAGCGACTGGCCGCGCTGAATCGACTTGACTCGTACATTCTGCAGACCCTGGCCGCAGTCGACAACTGCGCTGCGTCGAGTGAGAAGAAGACCGAGATGCGGGCCTACATTGAGGAGGTCGACGCGTacgtgcgcagcgagggcgATGAGGCAAGCTCGGTGGAGTTGAACGAgaagctggcggcggtgcaggccCACGTCACGGAGCACTTCTCTGAGATAGAGGCGTACTACGagagcgtgcgtgcggaggagaagaggaaggaggaagaaCTGGTGAAGCTGAGCAAGGAGCGGCAGGAGGACGAGTCCGACTTGAAGAGCGACCCCCAACGTCTGCGCAtggcgcagaagcggcgTGAACAGGGGCAGGGCTTGTTTAGGGAGGAGTGCTGGGCtgaggcgcagacgcgcttCGTGCAGGCGCTCTCCATTCTCGGCCAGCTCTACGACACGAGCAGCGAGGAGAACAAGACAAAGAAGCGGGAGATCTCCCTCTCGTGCTACCTCAACatcgcctcctgcagcgtcaaGCTCGGGCTGTGGAAGAACGCGGTGAACAACTGCACCAACGCGCTCGAACTCGTGCCAGATCACCCGAAGGCGCTCTTCCGCCGCGGGCAGGCCTACAGCGCGCTGAAGGAGTACGAGGAGGCAGTGACAGACCTGGAGAAGGCCAAGGCGGTGTCGCAGGACGACCCGGTTGTTGTGGCAGAGCTGAACAAGGCAAAGGCCGCCCTGGGGGCAGAAAAGGCAAAGACGAAGAAGATGTTCGCTAAGATGTTCTCATAA